A region of Candidatus Megaera polyxenophila DNA encodes the following proteins:
- a CDS encoding patatin-like phospholipase has translation MKKSSIEEIMAAQNQPFKCASFSGGGAKGAIYSGAHEALSKGGILKGLEAVAGSSAGSLTAAMIATGISSEKYKQITKDTNLKGLLGEGFLINKDGKPLLELLRTTIRSNIADFLEQNDVIGLCNKRLQEIDQQKSALGSLSPSEQEESLKELTRQESVLQNIIDSGGKEVEEIRQKSLDPEGKILFGDLAVLRVIAPETFKDLLVTATRRDTGDLEIFDSRNTPDVEIAMACRASASIPIVFEPVKINGKEYVDGGYRDNIPLSYFDQDKETGPQDISDNPAEIQAAKKTGRTLALAFGSSMDDSANIAIYSAKEKIVDPSKLVKFLMDVVFKVLARVGGIFKYSEEENKTHEKLRENALNTVVLNTDDVGTLSFDKAQEKAEYLHIKGFMQTSRYLDNHDVVPIKDPNFELKDFLLKVYEDSQSKGTVQSWKDKVIGGKSEKLNVLLDFCKDGPWQNKTKEEVLTDAITVAGTSRTSGMVTADTKTVKALVGALNDAFTPETVRLDFARTLGIDMQKDKRFDPSKTFSQNMAEFKFKDSDFKEFIKNKQATTARENPKSMSEKIKEQQSQNVSRTREI, from the coding sequence ATGAAAAAGAGTTCAATTGAAGAAATAATGGCAGCCCAAAACCAACCTTTTAAATGTGCCAGTTTTAGCGGAGGAGGGGCTAAAGGAGCTATTTACTCGGGAGCGCATGAAGCTTTATCTAAAGGAGGTATACTTAAAGGCCTTGAGGCTGTTGCCGGTTCATCAGCTGGTTCTCTAACTGCTGCTATGATAGCTACAGGTATTAGTAGCGAGAAATACAAACAAATTACTAAAGATACGAACCTCAAAGGGTTACTCGGGGAAGGATTTCTCATTAATAAGGACGGTAAGCCTCTACTGGAATTACTTAGAACTACTATTCGTAGTAATATTGCAGACTTTTTGGAGCAAAATGATGTAATTGGCCTATGTAACAAGCGTTTACAGGAAATAGACCAACAAAAATCTGCACTAGGATCGTTGTCTCCTTCAGAACAAGAAGAATCCTTAAAAGAACTTACAAGACAAGAAAGTGTTTTACAAAATATAATTGATTCCGGCGGGAAGGAGGTTGAAGAAATAAGACAAAAAAGTCTAGATCCAGAAGGAAAAATTCTGTTTGGAGATTTAGCTGTACTGCGGGTTATCGCACCGGAAACATTCAAAGACTTACTAGTTACAGCAACACGAAGAGATACGGGAGATCTTGAGATTTTTGATAGCAGAAATACTCCTGACGTCGAAATTGCCATGGCATGTAGAGCTTCTGCATCTATTCCGATAGTATTTGAACCAGTTAAGATTAATGGTAAGGAATATGTTGACGGTGGGTACAGAGATAATATTCCTTTAAGCTACTTCGACCAGGATAAAGAAACAGGCCCTCAGGATATTTCAGATAATCCTGCAGAAATTCAAGCTGCTAAAAAAACTGGCCGTACTCTTGCCTTAGCTTTTGGTTCTAGTATGGATGATTCGGCTAATATAGCTATTTACAGCGCAAAGGAAAAAATTGTTGATCCTAGTAAATTAGTGAAGTTTTTAATGGATGTAGTTTTTAAAGTATTAGCAAGAGTAGGGGGGATTTTTAAATATTCAGAAGAGGAAAATAAAACCCATGAGAAATTGAGAGAAAATGCTTTAAATACCGTAGTACTAAATACTGATGATGTCGGGACTCTCTCTTTTGATAAAGCCCAGGAAAAGGCAGAATATCTGCATATCAAAGGGTTTATGCAAACATCCAGGTATCTAGATAATCATGATGTTGTGCCGATAAAAGACCCTAATTTTGAGCTTAAGGATTTTCTGCTTAAGGTATACGAAGATTCGCAAAGCAAAGGTACTGTCCAGAGCTGGAAAGACAAGGTTATCGGCGGCAAAAGTGAAAAATTAAATGTGCTATTGGATTTCTGTAAAGATGGTCCTTGGCAGAACAAGACTAAAGAAGAAGTATTAACAGATGCGATAACCGTGGCTGGTACTTCCCGAACATCAGGAATGGTTACAGCTGATACGAAAACCGTGAAAGCTTTAGTTGGGGCTTTAAACGATGCATTCACACCGGAAACAGTAAGATTGGATTTTGCTAGAACTCTAGGTATAGATATGCAGAAAGACAAAAGATTTGACCCAAGTAAAACTTTTAGCCAAAACATGGCAGAGTTTAAATTTAAAGATTCTGATTTCAAAGAATTTATAAAAAATAAACAAGCTACTACTGCTCGTGAAAATCCAAAATCAATGAGCGAAAAAATAAAAGAGCAACAATCTCAAAACGTAAGTAGAACTAGGGAAATTTAG
- a CDS encoding GTPase CgtA, producing the protein MQFIDEAKIYIKAGDGGNGSVSFRREKFIDRGGPDGGDGGNGGSIIFQSNSHLNTLLEFRYKRHFKAENGVSGKGRNMTGKSGAPLILKVPVGTQIFSEDGNLLIHDFTQDNQQFEIIPGGKGGLGNSHFKSSTNKSPRKRTEGEIAGEMDIYLKLKLLSDAGLIGLPNVGKSTFLSRTTAAKPKIANYQFTTLKPSLGVVYVSGEEFVLADIPGLIEGAHTGKGLGDKFLKHIERCGVLIHVIDANSPHVDKDYLTIRNELESYSPLLKDKTEVVCINKIDSLGERELTKKVKLLEKVANKKIHLISGYLNIGLEAVLKQALMEIKAWRDKT; encoded by the coding sequence ATGCAATTTATAGACGAAGCCAAAATATATATCAAAGCGGGTGATGGTGGTAATGGATCAGTAAGTTTCAGGAGAGAAAAATTTATTGATCGAGGAGGGCCTGATGGTGGAGACGGCGGTAACGGCGGAAGTATTATTTTCCAAAGCAATTCCCATCTTAATACGCTGTTAGAATTTCGTTATAAAAGGCACTTTAAAGCTGAAAATGGTGTATCAGGCAAAGGGCGTAACATGACAGGTAAATCCGGTGCTCCGTTAATTCTAAAAGTACCAGTTGGGACGCAAATTTTTTCAGAAGATGGAAATTTGTTAATCCACGATTTTACACAAGATAACCAGCAATTTGAAATTATTCCAGGTGGAAAGGGTGGACTTGGAAATAGCCATTTTAAATCAAGTACAAATAAATCTCCTCGAAAACGAACAGAAGGAGAAATTGCCGGAGAAATGGACATTTATTTAAAGTTGAAACTTCTATCTGATGCCGGATTAATTGGCTTGCCGAATGTGGGGAAATCTACATTTCTGTCAAGAACTACGGCCGCAAAACCCAAAATTGCTAATTATCAATTTACCACCCTAAAACCTTCTCTCGGAGTTGTTTATGTCAGTGGAGAAGAATTCGTTTTGGCTGATATCCCAGGGCTTATTGAAGGAGCTCATACTGGAAAAGGTCTTGGGGATAAATTTCTTAAACATATAGAAAGATGCGGTGTACTTATTCATGTAATAGATGCAAACTCTCCTCATGTGGACAAAGATTATCTGACAATTAGAAATGAACTTGAATCATACTCTCCTCTGCTTAAGGACAAAACGGAAGTCGTGTGTATTAATAAAATTGATAGTCTAGGGGAGCGGGAACTGACAAAAAAAGTAAAATTGCTCGAAAAGGTAGCTAATAAAAAAATACATCTTATTTCCGGGTATTTAAATATCGGTCTTGAAGCAGTCCTTAAGCAAGCATTAATGGAAATTAAAGCTTGGCGGGATAAAACATAG
- a CDS encoding DNA mismatch repair protein MutT, translating into MMIIPHLILKKDGKILLTRRSPTNKIWPGHWHCITGSIETGESPREAIIREAEEEVGIKIKGINLETIIFLVEKDYFDPLKKFYALELFFVSHLSDDQKPTNLEPLKQDSLDWFDPYELPKPIIPGVSFGIKSYFSNQRYAEFRNA; encoded by the coding sequence ATGATGATAATACCACATTTAATTTTAAAGAAAGATGGTAAGATTTTATTAACAAGAAGAAGTCCAACTAATAAGATATGGCCTGGTCACTGGCATTGTATCACAGGCAGTATAGAGACTGGTGAATCCCCAAGAGAAGCTATTATTCGCGAAGCTGAAGAAGAGGTCGGAATCAAGATCAAGGGCATAAATTTAGAAACAATAATCTTTCTTGTAGAAAAAGATTATTTTGACCCTCTGAAAAAATTTTACGCCTTAGAATTATTTTTTGTAAGTCATTTGAGCGATGATCAAAAACCAACAAATTTAGAACCTTTAAAGCAGGATTCTCTGGACTGGTTCGATCCATATGAATTACCGAAGCCCATTATTCCAGGGGTTTCTTTTGGTATTAAAAGCTATTTTAGCAATCAACGTTATGCAGAATTTAGAAATGCCTAA
- a CDS encoding tryptophanyl-tRNA synthetase, with protein sequence MKKRILTGDRPSGRLHLGHYVGSLQSRIKLQYEYDQYIMIADVQALTDNFENPKKITENVFEVAKDYLSVGIDPSQTTIFVQSQIPEIGELTVYYLNLVTVGRLERNPTVKSEIQQKGFNDSIPAGFLCYPVSQAADITIFQAELVPVGDDQVPMIEQTNEIVRRFNRIYGSECLKECNAILSNTPRLVGIDGKAKASKSLGNAISLSDTQEEIKQKIFQMFTDPAHLKISDPGQVEGNVVFTYLDIFHPDKEEVESLKAHYKRGGLGDMTIKNILNNSIQDLLKDIREKREAIKQKDVQEILYHGSAKASQRAKLTMEEVREAIGVKYF encoded by the coding sequence ATGAAAAAAAGAATTTTAACAGGTGATAGACCAAGTGGTAGATTACATTTAGGGCATTATGTAGGTTCATTGCAAAGTAGGATCAAGCTACAATATGAATATGATCAGTACATTATGATTGCTGATGTCCAAGCTCTGACGGATAATTTTGAAAATCCGAAGAAGATTACAGAAAATGTTTTTGAAGTTGCCAAAGATTATTTAAGTGTTGGAATTGACCCTAGCCAAACCACAATTTTTGTTCAATCTCAGATTCCAGAAATTGGCGAATTAACAGTTTATTACCTAAATTTAGTAACTGTCGGAAGGCTAGAAAGAAACCCTACGGTTAAATCTGAAATTCAACAGAAAGGTTTTAATGATTCCATACCAGCCGGTTTTTTGTGCTACCCTGTTAGTCAAGCAGCCGACATAACTATTTTTCAGGCAGAATTAGTACCTGTCGGAGATGATCAAGTACCGATGATTGAGCAAACAAATGAAATCGTCAGGCGTTTTAACAGAATTTATGGCTCCGAGTGCCTAAAAGAGTGCAATGCTATTTTAAGCAATACTCCACGTTTAGTGGGAATTGACGGCAAGGCTAAAGCTAGTAAATCGCTAGGTAATGCTATTTCTCTTTCAGATACGCAGGAAGAAATAAAACAGAAAATATTCCAGATGTTTACTGATCCGGCTCATCTAAAAATTAGTGATCCAGGACAGGTAGAAGGAAATGTAGTGTTTACTTATTTAGATATTTTCCACCCTGATAAAGAAGAGGTTGAGTCTCTAAAAGCGCATTATAAGCGAGGCGGTCTTGGAGATATGACTATAAAAAATATTTTAAATAATAGCATTCAGGATTTACTCAAAGACATACGTGAAAAAAGGGAAGCTATAAAACAAAAAGATGTTCAGGAAATACTTTATCATGGCAGTGCTAAAGCATCTCAGCGAGCGAAACTCACCATGGAAGAGGTTAGAGAAGCCATAGGAGTTAAATATTTCTAA
- a CDS encoding GNAT family acetyltransferase: MSSIDSKFKEELKIEHSLRPSINDIEFLTRKLNDETAELGSTHPFAFFIRNNTDEIIAGCNGFVVFGAIYTDQLWVHQDWRKKNLGRELMKHIHDYGRKVGCRIATVATMSFQSQGFYEKLGYKVDFERSGYVNGSSCLFLQLALSEDRTKAIKLVPYDKDWPKMFETEAIKIREALGQNCVAVHHIGSTSVPALAAKPKIDITTVVKPFAPLEWSVNAMTDIFGSLGYTYKGEWNIPFKYGFTKRGDINVNLHVYEEGHPEIEVSLLFRDYLRKNDKGRDEYAALKDEILKDPSSSTKTYSIFPAYTLRKNDFILNILKQNGFKHTRFVKCAHYNEVQAAKYFRQKYFFDNVPIKDPYTWTFNHPDHVHFILYQGALIIGYGHIRLCSNASSVLRIIVIDQEKRNQGFGGYFLQLIEKWLKNQNYRIIHAHSSPKAIEFYKKYNYYKMPFNDPDGYESDPVDIPVGKNL; the protein is encoded by the coding sequence ATGAGCAGTATTGATAGCAAATTTAAAGAGGAATTAAAAATTGAGCATAGCCTAAGGCCAAGTATTAATGATATTGAGTTTTTAACCAGAAAGCTAAATGATGAAACTGCTGAATTAGGCTCAACTCACCCTTTTGCTTTCTTCATTCGCAATAATACTGACGAGATTATAGCTGGGTGTAATGGCTTTGTGGTATTTGGTGCGATATATACTGATCAGCTCTGGGTACATCAGGATTGGCGCAAAAAAAACCTCGGTCGGGAGTTAATGAAACATATACACGATTACGGTCGCAAAGTAGGTTGCAGAATAGCTACGGTTGCTACAATGAGCTTCCAGAGTCAAGGATTCTATGAAAAATTAGGTTATAAAGTGGATTTTGAACGTAGCGGCTACGTTAATGGTTCTTCTTGTTTATTTTTACAATTAGCTTTAAGTGAAGATAGAACCAAAGCAATCAAACTTGTACCTTATGATAAGGATTGGCCTAAAATGTTTGAGACAGAAGCTATCAAAATCAGGGAGGCTCTTGGCCAAAATTGTGTGGCAGTACACCATATTGGTTCAACTTCCGTCCCTGCTCTTGCTGCAAAGCCTAAAATAGACATTACCACGGTCGTAAAACCATTTGCTCCTTTGGAGTGGTCGGTTAATGCTATGACAGATATTTTTGGAAGCTTAGGCTACACATATAAGGGAGAATGGAACATTCCATTTAAATATGGATTTACAAAAAGGGGAGATATTAATGTAAATCTTCATGTTTACGAAGAAGGGCATCCTGAAATAGAGGTATCGCTGCTATTTAGGGATTATTTAAGAAAAAATGACAAAGGGCGTGATGAATATGCTGCTTTAAAAGATGAGATTCTAAAAGACCCTTCATCTTCTACGAAAACTTATTCTATATTTCCCGCTTACACTTTAAGGAAAAATGATTTCATACTAAATATTTTAAAGCAAAATGGCTTCAAGCATACCAGGTTTGTAAAATGTGCTCATTATAATGAAGTTCAAGCTGCTAAATATTTTCGTCAAAAGTATTTTTTCGATAATGTGCCTATAAAAGATCCATATACTTGGACATTTAATCACCCTGATCACGTTCATTTTATTTTATATCAGGGAGCTTTAATTATAGGTTACGGGCATATTCGGCTCTGCTCAAATGCAAGTTCGGTTCTGCGAATTATTGTAATTGATCAAGAAAAGAGAAATCAGGGATTTGGAGGGTACTTTTTACAGTTAATCGAAAAATGGTTGAAAAATCAAAATTATCGAATAATTCACGCCCATTCTTCTCCAAAGGCTATAGAATTTTACAAGAAATATAACTACTATAAAATGCCGTTTAACGATCCTGACGGCTATGAAAGCGACCCTGTTGATATACCAGTTGGCAAAAATTTATGA
- a CDS encoding 3-deoxy-manno-octulosonate cytidylyltransferase, producing MYSDAVVIIPARIASTRLENKPLQMIGNKTMIEHVVSKVSRIAVAKVFVATDSEEIFSLVTSKGFSAIMTDKNCLTGTDRVYEAFKKLPHSTAIKYVINVQGDMPFIDEAIIPKIIEGLKTGRFDIMTSVVKVGKDIAGSPSNVKVVIDKNNKALYFSRSLVPSGASEFLYHVGIYGFKAPLLEKFVLLEQSENEKSENLEQLRALDNGMTIGVCYSNEIPISVDTKEDLAKARDFVVKNPGYLT from the coding sequence ATGTATTCGGATGCTGTAGTTATAATCCCTGCCAGAATTGCTTCCACAAGACTTGAAAATAAGCCATTGCAAATGATTGGGAACAAAACCATGATCGAGCATGTCGTCTCTAAGGTAAGCAGAATAGCGGTTGCTAAAGTTTTTGTTGCAACCGATTCAGAAGAAATATTCTCTCTTGTAACAAGCAAAGGTTTTTCTGCAATAATGACAGACAAGAATTGCTTAACCGGGACTGATAGAGTATACGAGGCTTTTAAGAAGCTCCCTCATTCCACTGCCATAAAATACGTTATAAACGTGCAAGGGGATATGCCTTTTATTGATGAGGCAATAATTCCTAAAATCATCGAAGGCCTAAAAACTGGACGATTTGATATAATGACCTCTGTTGTAAAAGTTGGTAAGGATATTGCTGGTTCTCCCTCAAATGTAAAAGTAGTAATAGATAAAAACAATAAGGCTCTTTATTTTTCTAGGTCTCTTGTACCAAGTGGAGCTTCAGAATTTCTTTATCATGTAGGAATTTATGGTTTTAAAGCTCCTCTCCTTGAAAAATTTGTTTTGCTAGAGCAAAGTGAAAATGAAAAAAGTGAAAACCTAGAGCAATTAAGAGCTTTAGACAATGGAATGACAATAGGAGTTTGTTATTCTAACGAGATTCCAATTTCGGTAGATACTAAAGAGGATCTAGCAAAAGCAAGAGATTTTGTAGTTAAAAACCCTGGGTACTTAACTTAA